In Geotalea uraniireducens, one genomic interval encodes:
- the gyrB gene encoding DNA topoisomerase (ATP-hydrolyzing) subunit B encodes MTDEQNYDYGADKIKVLEGLSAVRKRPAMYIGSTSAQGLHHLVYEIVDNSIDEALAGYCDDISVTINLDGSVTVIDNGRGIPTDIHPTEGRSAAEVVLTVLHAGGKFDNSSYKVSGGLHGVGVSVVNALSKVLELEIRRDGKLFRQSYRRGEPQGPLTVTGETKKRGTKITFFPDEEIFETVEFSFDILSQRLRELAFLNAGVRIKIADERTESPKVHEFFYEGGIVSFVEYLNRSKTPLHAKPIYFHGEKGGIDMEIAIQYNDSYDEKVFSFANNINTHEGGTHLIGFRAALTRTMNTYANANNLLKNAKVAISGEDLREGLTAVISVKIPQPQFEGQTKTKLGNSEVKGYVETLMNEKLAMYLEENPQVAKRILEKSIEAARAREAARKARDLTRRKGALDVGTLPGKLADCQEKDPSLCELFLVEGDSAGGSAKQGRDRKYQAILPLKGKILNVEKARFDKMLSSQEIRTLIAALGTGIGKDDFDIAKLRYGRIIVMTDADVDGSHILTLLLTFFFRQMPELVERGHLYIAQPPLYKIKRGRKEQYLRNEAALQNYLLEEGTDEMTLQLQAGGEERTYRGKQIIPLLRQIIDYTTLFDKLAKKGINEKLLALFLSCGVKNGFEEPKDLEPYLAKMKEASPGSDYLLKENRAIFKFGNLRARIDQNTISLLTSHEYGLLMESYERVRGSFGAGEAVVSTEGKTLLTTGSFREMLSFFLETAKKGLYIQRYKGLGEMNPEQLWETTMHPENRVLLQVKIEDAVEAEEIFTVLMGDQVEPRREFIEQNALNVSNLDI; translated from the coding sequence ATGACAGACGAACAGAACTACGATTACGGTGCAGACAAGATAAAAGTGCTTGAAGGACTGTCGGCGGTCCGGAAACGACCGGCGATGTACATTGGCTCTACTTCTGCCCAGGGCCTGCACCACCTGGTCTACGAAATCGTCGACAACTCCATCGATGAAGCTCTGGCCGGTTACTGCGACGACATTTCGGTAACCATCAACCTGGATGGGTCGGTGACGGTAATCGACAACGGCCGTGGTATCCCGACCGACATCCATCCGACGGAAGGGCGCTCGGCGGCCGAGGTGGTCCTGACGGTACTCCACGCCGGCGGCAAGTTCGACAACAGTTCCTACAAGGTTTCCGGCGGCCTTCACGGCGTTGGCGTATCGGTGGTCAACGCCCTTTCCAAGGTTCTGGAGCTGGAAATTCGTCGCGACGGAAAACTGTTCCGTCAGTCGTATCGCCGCGGCGAACCCCAGGGGCCGCTGACCGTGACGGGCGAAACCAAGAAACGGGGCACCAAGATCACGTTTTTCCCCGACGAAGAGATTTTCGAAACGGTGGAGTTCTCCTTTGATATCCTCTCCCAACGGCTGCGGGAACTGGCGTTCCTCAACGCGGGGGTCCGGATCAAGATCGCCGACGAGCGGACCGAATCGCCCAAGGTGCACGAATTCTTCTATGAGGGGGGAATTGTCTCCTTTGTCGAATACCTGAACCGGAGCAAGACCCCGCTGCACGCGAAACCGATCTATTTCCACGGCGAAAAGGGTGGCATCGACATGGAGATCGCCATCCAGTACAACGACTCCTACGACGAAAAGGTCTTTTCCTTCGCCAACAACATCAACACCCACGAGGGGGGAACCCACCTGATCGGCTTCCGGGCCGCCCTGACCCGGACCATGAACACTTACGCCAACGCTAACAACCTCCTCAAGAATGCCAAGGTCGCCATTTCCGGCGAAGACTTGCGAGAAGGGCTGACCGCCGTCATTTCGGTGAAAATCCCCCAGCCCCAGTTCGAAGGGCAGACCAAGACCAAGCTCGGCAACTCCGAAGTCAAAGGTTACGTCGAAACCCTGATGAACGAAAAGCTGGCGATGTACCTCGAAGAGAATCCCCAAGTGGCGAAGCGGATTCTCGAAAAATCGATCGAGGCGGCCCGGGCGCGCGAAGCGGCGCGGAAGGCCCGCGACCTGACCCGGCGGAAGGGTGCCCTCGACGTCGGTACGTTGCCGGGCAAGCTGGCCGATTGCCAGGAGAAAGACCCGTCGCTCTGCGAACTGTTCCTCGTCGAGGGTGATTCCGCCGGCGGCTCGGCCAAACAGGGACGCGACCGGAAATACCAAGCGATCCTGCCGCTGAAGGGGAAAATCCTCAACGTCGAGAAGGCCCGCTTCGACAAGATGCTCTCCTCCCAGGAGATCCGCACCCTGATCGCCGCGCTCGGCACCGGTATCGGCAAGGATGATTTCGATATCGCCAAGCTCCGTTACGGCCGGATCATCGTCATGACCGATGCCGACGTCGACGGTTCCCACATCCTCACCCTGCTGTTGACCTTCTTCTTCCGACAGATGCCGGAACTGGTCGAACGGGGGCACCTCTACATCGCCCAGCCGCCGCTTTACAAGATCAAGCGGGGGCGGAAAGAGCAGTACCTGCGCAACGAAGCGGCACTGCAGAACTACCTCCTCGAGGAAGGGACCGATGAGATGACCCTCCAGCTCCAGGCTGGCGGCGAGGAGCGGACCTACCGGGGGAAACAGATCATTCCCCTGCTCCGGCAGATCATCGACTACACGACGCTGTTCGACAAGCTGGCGAAAAAGGGGATCAACGAGAAGCTGTTGGCGCTCTTCCTGAGCTGCGGGGTGAAAAACGGCTTCGAAGAGCCAAAAGACCTCGAACCGTACCTGGCGAAAATGAAGGAGGCGTCGCCGGGGTCGGACTACCTGCTCAAGGAAAACCGGGCGATCTTCAAATTCGGCAACCTGCGGGCCCGGATCGACCAGAATACGATCTCTCTCCTCACCAGCCACGAGTACGGGCTGCTGATGGAAAGCTACGAGCGGGTGCGCGGTTCATTCGGCGCCGGCGAGGCGGTGGTCTCCACCGAGGGGAAAACCCTCCTGACGACCGGCAGCTTCCGCGAGATGCTCTCCTTCTTCCTCGAAACGGCGAAGAAGGGGCTCTACATCCAGCGTTACAAAGGGCTGGGAGAGATGAATCCCGAGCAGCTCTGGGAAACCACCATGCACCCCGAGAACCGGGTCTTGCTCCAGGTGAAGATCGAGGATGCCGTCGAAGCGGAGGAGATCTTTACGGTGCTGATGGGCGATCAGGTGGAGCCGCGGCGCGAGTTCATCGAACAGAACGCGCTGAACGTATCGAATCTGGATATCTAA
- a CDS encoding HEAT repeat domain-containing protein — protein sequence MEQRHRKIDTSLRERHNILSLLERLRKENITVDEMEEIGARLQKAGRRALSPLVRRLWREKNGDIISRYTYLLDFFEDDSWLDQLIKITLTRKDLEEEGKSVLLSALEGYGVDVSAPPFARLLDEVGGPLQLIVPRLLDKGERGLVMFMEDFVSYTPDAQRALVRELAQVDDPRVLDIFAVLLGFDEPETQREAVEMLGRIRAPRAVTLLKSYLGTASGELRGAAERSLRRLSFLGLDITVEPEPLLAFCATYASPPDASGISCLFVARWTGPDRLDTLFLELHETTGMREAWGWSGVTPEEYRKIVTDNNVDDSLVQVEPAYLVALVCDAMHRSFGNGFYMPPEFYVRQRLFAGLELVPAPYEPAFADFAPEASVTPQRIAEGMELFGDYFFDGWFIFNEQVRLLSGELERLGDEPFAGRDGAVVEQFLEEWCRDQVAPQLEQLVRRLRLTAALMDEAERDRQLIELTLVAAHSIAQGMVPLHRHPFLRRWLLELIDMVRDARAEGYEFPPPRREADDDGGWV from the coding sequence ATGGAACAACGTCACCGCAAAATCGACACGAGCCTCCGGGAGCGCCACAACATCCTTTCGCTGCTGGAACGGCTCCGGAAAGAGAACATCACCGTCGACGAGATGGAGGAGATCGGCGCCCGCCTGCAGAAGGCCGGGCGCCGTGCCCTTTCCCCCCTCGTGCGGCGGCTCTGGCGGGAGAAGAATGGCGACATTATTTCCCGTTATACCTATCTGCTCGATTTCTTCGAGGACGATTCGTGGCTCGACCAGCTGATCAAGATCACCCTCACCCGCAAGGATCTGGAGGAGGAGGGGAAGTCGGTTCTCCTCTCGGCCCTCGAGGGATACGGCGTTGATGTTTCGGCTCCGCCCTTCGCCAGGCTGCTCGACGAGGTGGGCGGACCGCTCCAGCTTATCGTCCCGCGGCTGCTCGACAAGGGTGAGCGGGGATTGGTCATGTTCATGGAGGATTTCGTCTCCTACACCCCGGACGCCCAACGGGCCCTGGTCCGGGAGCTGGCGCAGGTCGACGATCCCCGCGTCCTCGATATCTTTGCCGTGCTGCTCGGCTTCGATGAGCCGGAGACCCAGCGCGAGGCGGTCGAAATGCTTGGCAGGATCCGCGCCCCGCGCGCGGTGACCCTGCTCAAAAGCTATCTCGGCACCGCCAGCGGCGAACTGCGGGGCGCGGCGGAGCGGAGTCTGCGGCGGCTCTCCTTTCTCGGCCTCGATATCACCGTCGAGCCGGAGCCGTTGCTGGCGTTCTGCGCCACCTATGCGTCGCCGCCCGATGCTTCCGGCATCAGCTGCCTGTTCGTTGCCCGCTGGACCGGTCCGGACCGTCTCGACACGCTGTTCCTCGAACTCCATGAAACGACGGGGATGCGGGAAGCATGGGGCTGGAGCGGCGTAACCCCCGAGGAGTACCGCAAGATCGTTACCGACAACAATGTCGACGATTCGCTGGTCCAGGTCGAGCCCGCCTACCTCGTCGCCCTGGTCTGCGACGCGATGCACCGGAGTTTCGGCAACGGCTTCTACATGCCCCCCGAATTTTACGTGCGGCAGCGACTGTTTGCCGGGCTCGAACTCGTGCCGGCCCCCTACGAGCCGGCTTTTGCCGATTTTGCGCCCGAGGCGAGTGTCACGCCGCAACGGATTGCCGAGGGGATGGAACTGTTCGGCGATTATTTTTTCGATGGCTGGTTCATTTTCAATGAGCAGGTCCGGCTGTTGAGCGGAGAATTGGAGCGGTTGGGGGACGAACCGTTCGCCGGTCGCGATGGTGCTGTCGTGGAACAGTTCCTCGAAGAGTGGTGCCGGGATCAGGTTGCGCCCCAGCTCGAACAGCTTGTCCGGCGACTGCGGCTCACCGCGGCGTTGATGGACGAGGCGGAACGGGATCGGCAACTGATCGAGCTGACCCTGGTGGCCGCCCACAGCATCGCCCAGGGAATGGTGCCGCTGCATCGCCATCCCTTCCTGCGGCGCTGGCTGCTGGAGCTGATCGACATGGTGCGGGACGCCCGTGCCGAGGGGTACGAATTTCCTCCTCCCCGCCGGGAAGCGGATGACGACGGCGGGTGGGTGTAG
- a CDS encoding ATP-binding protein encodes MHLRLTIRNKLFLTILIILLISYSILIRTTYRSIDASLEDRLTKELSENLMYARDQYFARAEQAKYSLENPAAAPPVKQHLAANDRLWLEDAVGRWRSILPYLEMLVVVDSRRVIIAGGSPEGTGSTADLAPILNRCFREKRPVLATELVSSRFLCREGGVRYSKCAAAEAADGVMMITVAVPVLANNGSVLGAIVAGDVVDNDSRIPRQIQEVFGKQVIVVVTRKGELVTGSFGSKIPYPSVIDPKVLGQLERGIPYRGDTAIGDKVYKTVFDPITDCGGKFVGSLSVALSRDDFNVVLRDSLKNIMASAAISLVLSFILAYLVARRLTKPINELSAGVRMIESGDLRQRVAVDTSDEVGLLADAFNRMAKSVEERDRTIRSKAHDLEGLNQQLQEMNELLERRVSERTADLQMEMERLEAILTGMAEGVAVTDRDGRIILFNPAAQRMFEMVPHRVVGHSITEVCTRGEFCRLVEYLSIMRENDKITSLRDVELQAKGKKLKVNLSPFTDAEGRFAGVVMSIRDVTAEEEVDRMKTEFISTVSHELKTPLTSIKGSLQFILDKGKVSSGMEDELLNICLRNTDRLIRLVNDILDIAKIESGRMEFIFVPQDLHGLIAQSIEELEGFARDHHVTVVSRSTGGLPQVYGDHDRLVQVLTNLLSNAIKFSPPGEAVEVSVSRNENYIAVAVADRGREIQWSDREKLFKKFQQLDNTDRRQQGGTGLGLAICKEIVERHHGRIFYSEGLNGGNVFTFTVPVYEEPA; translated from the coding sequence ATGCACCTGCGACTTACCATTCGCAACAAGCTGTTTCTGACGATTCTCATCATCCTGCTCATCTCATATTCGATCCTGATCCGCACGACCTATCGCAGTATCGATGCCTCCCTGGAAGACCGGCTGACCAAAGAGCTCTCGGAAAATCTCATGTATGCCCGGGACCAGTATTTCGCCCGGGCCGAGCAGGCGAAATACTCCCTGGAAAACCCGGCCGCCGCCCCGCCGGTCAAGCAGCATCTGGCTGCCAACGACCGTCTCTGGCTGGAGGATGCGGTCGGCAGGTGGCGGTCCATCCTGCCCTATCTGGAGATGCTGGTCGTCGTCGATTCCCGTCGGGTGATCATTGCCGGCGGCAGCCCGGAGGGGACCGGCAGTACCGCCGACCTCGCGCCGATCCTTAACCGCTGTTTCAGGGAAAAGCGGCCGGTTCTGGCGACGGAACTGGTCAGTTCCCGTTTTCTCTGCCGCGAGGGGGGGGTAAGATACAGCAAGTGTGCGGCGGCGGAAGCAGCGGACGGGGTCATGATGATTACCGTTGCCGTGCCGGTCCTGGCCAACAACGGCTCGGTCCTCGGCGCCATCGTCGCGGGGGATGTGGTCGACAATGACAGCCGGATTCCGCGGCAGATCCAGGAGGTCTTCGGCAAACAGGTCATCGTGGTGGTAACCCGGAAAGGCGAACTGGTAACCGGCAGTTTCGGCAGCAAAATTCCCTACCCGTCGGTGATCGATCCCAAAGTGCTCGGCCAGCTGGAGCGCGGTATTCCCTACCGCGGCGATACCGCCATCGGCGACAAGGTGTACAAGACGGTCTTCGATCCGATTACCGACTGCGGGGGGAAATTCGTCGGCTCCCTGTCGGTGGCGCTCTCCCGCGACGATTTCAATGTGGTCCTGCGCGACAGCCTGAAAAACATCATGGCGTCGGCGGCGATCAGCCTGGTGCTGTCATTTATCCTCGCCTATCTGGTGGCTCGGCGGCTGACCAAGCCGATCAACGAACTGTCCGCCGGGGTTCGGATGATTGAGAGCGGCGATCTGCGGCAGCGGGTGGCGGTCGACACTTCCGACGAAGTCGGCCTGCTGGCCGATGCCTTCAACCGGATGGCCAAGAGCGTGGAAGAGCGGGACCGAACCATCCGTTCCAAAGCCCATGATCTTGAAGGGCTGAACCAGCAGCTGCAGGAGATGAACGAGCTGCTGGAGCGACGGGTGTCGGAGCGGACCGCCGACCTGCAGATGGAGATGGAGCGGCTGGAGGCGATCCTTACCGGGATGGCCGAAGGGGTGGCGGTTACCGATCGGGATGGGCGGATCATCCTCTTCAACCCGGCCGCCCAGCGAATGTTCGAAATGGTGCCGCATCGGGTCGTCGGCCATTCCATTACCGAGGTCTGTACCCGGGGAGAATTTTGCCGGCTGGTTGAATATTTATCGATAATGAGGGAAAATGACAAAATTACGTCACTCAGAGATGTGGAGCTGCAGGCGAAGGGAAAGAAACTGAAGGTGAACCTCTCACCCTTCACCGATGCCGAGGGACGTTTTGCCGGGGTAGTGATGTCGATTCGGGATGTGACGGCCGAGGAAGAGGTCGACCGGATGAAGACCGAATTCATTTCTACCGTTTCCCATGAACTCAAGACTCCCCTCACCTCGATCAAGGGGTCGCTGCAATTCATTCTCGACAAAGGGAAAGTGTCGTCGGGAATGGAAGATGAGCTGCTTAACATCTGTCTGCGCAATACGGATCGGCTGATTAGGCTGGTCAACGATATCCTCGACATTGCCAAGATCGAATCGGGACGGATGGAATTTATCTTCGTCCCCCAGGACCTGCATGGGCTGATCGCCCAGTCGATCGAGGAACTGGAAGGGTTCGCCCGCGACCACCATGTCACGGTCGTCAGCCGGAGTACCGGCGGACTGCCGCAGGTTTACGGCGACCATGACCGGCTCGTCCAGGTCTTGACCAACCTCTTGTCCAATGCGATCAAGTTTTCTCCGCCCGGTGAAGCGGTTGAGGTGAGCGTCAGCCGCAACGAGAATTACATCGCGGTTGCCGTTGCCGACCGGGGCCGGGAAATTCAATGGTCCGACCGCGAAAAGCTGTTCAAGAAGTTCCAGCAACTCGATAACACCGATCGGCGCCAGCAGGGGGGCACCGGCCTCGGCCTGGCGATCTGCAAGGAGATTGTCGAGCGGCACCACGGCCGCATCTTCTACAGCGAGGGGTTAAACGGCGGCAATGTCTTTACCTTTACCGTACCAGTCTATGAGGAGCCGGCATGA
- the gyrA gene encoding DNA gyrase subunit A, with product MLEHQNTNKIAVNIEDEMKRSYMDYAMSVIIGRALPDVRDGLKPVHRRCLFAMYDMGNDWNKPYKKSARVVGDVIGKYHPHGDTAVYDTIVRMAQDFSLRYPLVDGQGNFGSVDGDSPAAMRYTEIRMAQLAHELLNDIDKETVDMGPNYDDSLQEPLVLPSKFPNLLVNGSSGIAVGMATNIPPHNLGEVIDGIVAVIRNPKISFEELMEQIPGPDFPTAGYIYGREGIVQAYRTGRGIIQMRARAVIETQKKNERQSIVVTEIPYQVNKAKLIEKIAELVREKKIEGISDLRDESDREGMRIVIELKKDENPQVILNHLYKQTQMQSSFGIIMLAIANGRPKILTLREMITSFIDHRREIVTRRTIFELKKAEARAHILEGLKIALDNLDEVIELIKRSATPAEAKSGLMSRFGLSEIQSQAILDMRLQRLTGLERDKIIDEYHEILKYIARLKEILASETEILNIIVGELTELKEKFGDPRRTEIVDQTAEISLEDTIVEEDMVVTVTHTGYIKRSSLSLYRAQRRGGKGKTGIKTKEEDFVEQLFIASTKDYLMFFTDAGRVYWLKVYEIPEGGRATRGKAIVNLLNLAATEKITTILPVKEFSEDKFLMMATRSGVVKKSPLVEYSHPRAGGIIAVNLDDGDKLIAVALTDGKQDVLLASRNGKSIRFREDDVRSMGRVSRGVRGMTLEDDDLVIGMEIISDALGSTLFTVTENGYGKRTELAEYRLQSRGGKGIITIKTTERNGCVVDILQVTDENDLMLITDQGKILRMAVAGFSIIGRNTQGVRLMVTEHEERIVAVAKLAEKDEGDEPGEADEDSAGTPISADEDDE from the coding sequence ATGCTCGAACACCAGAATACCAACAAGATTGCCGTTAACATTGAAGATGAGATGAAGCGGTCCTACATGGACTACGCGATGTCGGTCATCATCGGCCGGGCGTTGCCCGACGTCCGGGACGGCCTCAAACCGGTCCACCGGCGCTGCCTCTTCGCCATGTACGACATGGGGAACGACTGGAACAAACCGTACAAGAAATCGGCCCGCGTCGTCGGCGACGTCATCGGTAAGTATCATCCCCATGGCGATACGGCGGTCTACGACACCATCGTCCGGATGGCCCAGGATTTCTCGCTCCGTTATCCGTTGGTTGACGGCCAGGGGAACTTCGGCTCGGTCGACGGCGACTCGCCGGCAGCGATGCGGTACACCGAAATCCGCATGGCCCAGCTGGCCCACGAACTGCTGAACGACATCGACAAGGAAACGGTCGATATGGGGCCGAACTACGACGACTCCCTCCAGGAGCCGCTCGTTCTCCCCTCGAAGTTTCCCAACCTGCTGGTCAACGGCTCGTCGGGGATCGCCGTCGGGATGGCCACCAATATCCCTCCCCATAACCTGGGGGAGGTGATCGACGGCATCGTCGCGGTGATCCGCAATCCGAAAATCAGCTTCGAGGAGCTGATGGAACAGATTCCCGGTCCCGATTTCCCGACTGCCGGCTACATCTACGGCCGCGAGGGGATCGTCCAGGCGTACCGGACCGGCCGGGGAATCATCCAGATGCGGGCCCGGGCGGTGATCGAGACCCAGAAGAAGAACGAACGGCAATCGATCGTCGTTACCGAAATTCCCTACCAGGTGAACAAGGCGAAACTGATCGAAAAGATCGCCGAACTGGTGCGGGAGAAGAAGATCGAGGGGATCTCCGATCTCCGCGACGAGTCGGACCGCGAAGGGATGCGGATCGTCATCGAGCTGAAAAAGGATGAAAATCCGCAGGTCATCCTCAACCACCTCTACAAGCAGACCCAGATGCAGTCTTCATTCGGCATCATCATGCTGGCGATCGCCAACGGCCGGCCGAAGATCCTCACCCTCCGGGAAATGATCACCAGCTTCATCGATCACCGGCGGGAAATCGTCACCCGCCGGACCATCTTCGAGCTGAAGAAGGCGGAAGCCCGGGCCCATATCCTGGAAGGGCTCAAGATCGCCCTCGACAACCTGGACGAGGTGATCGAGCTGATCAAGCGATCGGCCACCCCCGCCGAGGCCAAGAGCGGCCTGATGAGCCGCTTCGGCCTCTCGGAAATCCAGTCCCAGGCGATCCTCGACATGCGGCTGCAGCGGTTGACCGGCCTGGAGCGGGACAAGATCATCGACGAGTACCACGAGATCCTCAAGTACATCGCCCGGCTGAAGGAAATCCTCGCCTCCGAGACCGAGATTCTCAACATCATCGTCGGCGAGCTCACCGAGCTGAAAGAGAAATTCGGCGATCCGCGCCGGACCGAGATCGTTGACCAGACTGCCGAGATTTCCCTCGAAGATACGATCGTCGAGGAAGATATGGTGGTGACGGTTACCCATACCGGCTACATCAAGCGGAGTTCCCTCTCGCTCTACCGGGCCCAGCGCCGCGGTGGCAAAGGGAAGACCGGCATCAAGACCAAGGAAGAGGATTTCGTCGAACAGCTGTTCATCGCCTCGACCAAGGACTACCTGATGTTCTTCACCGACGCCGGGCGGGTCTACTGGCTGAAGGTCTACGAGATTCCCGAGGGGGGACGTGCCACCCGCGGCAAGGCGATCGTCAACCTGCTGAACCTGGCAGCCACTGAAAAAATCACCACCATCCTGCCGGTCAAGGAGTTCAGCGAGGACAAGTTCCTGATGATGGCGACCCGTAGCGGGGTGGTAAAGAAGAGTCCGCTCGTCGAGTACTCCCATCCCCGGGCCGGCGGGATCATCGCCGTCAACCTCGACGACGGCGACAAGCTGATTGCGGTGGCGCTGACCGACGGCAAGCAGGATGTACTGCTCGCCTCCCGGAACGGCAAGTCGATCCGCTTCCGCGAAGATGACGTCCGGTCGATGGGGCGGGTTTCCCGCGGCGTCCGGGGGATGACCCTCGAGGACGACGATCTGGTGATCGGCATGGAAATCATCAGCGATGCCCTCGGCTCCACCCTGTTCACCGTTACCGAGAACGGTTACGGCAAGCGGACCGAGCTGGCCGAATACCGACTCCAGTCCCGCGGCGGCAAGGGGATCATCACCATCAAGACCACCGAGCGGAACGGCTGTGTGGTCGATATCCTCCAGGTAACCGACGAGAACGACCTGATGCTGATCACCGATCAGGGGAAAATCCTCCGGATGGCGGTGGCCGGCTTCTCGATTATCGGCCGCAACACCCAGGGGGTCCGGCTGATGGTGACCGAGCACGAAGAACGGATCGTTGCTGTCGCCAAACTGGCCGAAAAAGACGAGGGGGACGAACCGGGCGAGGCCGACGAGGATTCTGCCGGGACGCCGATCTCCGCCGACGAGGATGACGAATGA
- a CDS encoding NAD(P)H-dependent glycerol-3-phosphate dehydrogenase — protein MNKNIGVIGAGSWGTTLANLLAKKGYAVTLWAYEPELVDEMRLRRENGPFLPGITLAPALKFTNSLEEAAAGKELLLLASPSQVMRGVVSRLIPFLRAETLLVSAAKGIELDTLKTVSQACAEELSPALFGRFCVLSGPSFAREVAQEMPTAVVAAAADPEVAIAVQRCFTTEYFRVYTNSDVVGVEIGGSLKNVIALAAGISDGLGLGYNTRAALITRGLAEMTRLGVAIGAHPETFAGLAGMGDLVLTCTGDLSRNRTVGMKLGQGIPLKEILGEMRMVAEGVKTTASAWRLAGQVGVEMPITEKVYQILYEDKPARQAVLELMTRDLKAERG, from the coding sequence ATGAACAAGAATATCGGAGTAATCGGTGCCGGAAGCTGGGGAACGACCCTTGCCAATCTGCTGGCCAAAAAAGGGTATGCCGTAACCCTCTGGGCCTATGAGCCGGAACTGGTGGACGAGATGCGGCTGCGCCGCGAAAACGGGCCGTTTCTCCCCGGTATTACCCTGGCACCGGCGCTGAAGTTTACCAACTCTCTCGAAGAAGCGGCGGCTGGCAAGGAGCTGCTGCTCCTGGCTTCGCCGTCCCAGGTGATGCGCGGAGTGGTAAGCCGGCTGATCCCGTTTCTCCGGGCCGAAACGTTGCTGGTCAGCGCCGCGAAGGGGATTGAGCTCGACACGCTGAAGACCGTTTCCCAGGCGTGTGCCGAGGAGCTGTCGCCGGCGCTGTTCGGCAGGTTCTGCGTTCTGTCGGGCCCCAGCTTCGCCCGCGAAGTGGCGCAGGAGATGCCGACGGCGGTGGTTGCCGCCGCTGCCGATCCGGAGGTGGCGATCGCCGTGCAGCGCTGTTTCACCACCGAGTATTTCCGGGTTTATACCAATAGCGACGTCGTTGGGGTAGAGATCGGCGGCTCGCTGAAGAACGTTATCGCGCTGGCCGCCGGGATCTCCGATGGGCTGGGGCTCGGCTACAACACCCGCGCTGCCCTGATTACCCGCGGCCTGGCCGAGATGACCCGGCTGGGTGTTGCCATCGGTGCCCATCCTGAAACCTTTGCCGGCTTAGCTGGGATGGGAGACCTGGTGTTGACCTGTACCGGCGATCTCTCCCGCAACCGGACCGTCGGCATGAAGCTTGGCCAGGGGATACCGCTCAAGGAGATTCTTGGCGAGATGCGGATGGTAGCCGAGGGGGTGAAAACCACCGCCTCGGCCTGGCGCCTTGCCGGGCAGGTCGGTGTTGAAATGCCGATCACCGAAAAGGTCTACCAGATTCTTTACGAGGACAAACCGGCCCGCCAGGCAGTTTTGGAACTGATGACTCGCGATCTGAAGGCGGAACGGGGATAA